A stretch of Acidobacteriota bacterium DNA encodes these proteins:
- a CDS encoding helix-turn-helix transcriptional regulator produces MNFGRAIRIVRTAHGLTKAQLARQLSIGASHLSLIERGQRKPSVEVLDEISGVLRIPPHLLALLASEPGDLDDPKNAEQVAELARSLVRVLVAAGEQPVLPLLKTSRKKRPA; encoded by the coding sequence ATGAATTTTGGTCGAGCAATCAGGATCGTCAGAACCGCGCACGGTTTGACGAAGGCCCAACTGGCGAGACAGCTGAGCATCGGTGCGAGCCACCTCAGTCTCATCGAACGCGGGCAGCGAAAGCCCAGTGTGGAAGTGCTCGACGAGATTTCTGGCGTGCTCAGGATTCCACCGCATCTCCTGGCGTTGCTGGCTTCCGAACCCGGCGACCTCGACGATCCGAAGAACGCGGAGCAGGTCGCCGAATTGGCTCGATCGCTCGTGCGCGTGCTGGTCGCCGCCGGAGAGCAGCCGGTGCTGCCTTTGTTGAAAACAAGCCGGAAGAAGAGACCCGCCTGA
- a CDS encoding TolC family protein, producing MSLLALGRHAARHARLAILAWTALALFGAGSVSAQTPASIPLGEALALAAERTPLVRAARARQQAALGARAAVPALPNPFVELRGENFGPHSTALLTRDVFATVSQPLELGGKRAARVASADAVVAMADAERRVSEWTLAFEVASFYLDALRARELLASLTQQREGLAELVATLSQRVQAGLTAEADWRKLQTEHQRLVRQVSRTEITARAAILRLSAIVGIDVRLDQLVPVPLPVTPLPAIADPARLAKRPDVGAARARVARAEAALGVERARGVPDVTLTTGYKRTGGLDTAVAGITMPIALFDRNRVATALAGGEIAAARFELERVQQLAYAEAQAYLDAAARLTIEAASARQDLLEPATVVRVAARSSYTEGRGDVLQLVDAERVFAEASREVIELQLDALAAHINARLSLGESPLP from the coding sequence ATGTCGCTGCTCGCTCTCGGGCGCCACGCCGCCAGACACGCACGCCTCGCGATCCTGGCGTGGACGGCACTGGCCCTCTTCGGCGCCGGATCGGTCTCGGCCCAGACGCCCGCGTCGATCCCGCTGGGCGAGGCGCTCGCGCTGGCCGCCGAGCGCACACCGCTCGTGAGAGCGGCGCGCGCGCGCCAGCAGGCCGCCCTCGGCGCCCGCGCCGCCGTCCCCGCCCTGCCGAACCCGTTCGTCGAGCTCCGCGGCGAGAACTTCGGACCGCACTCGACGGCGCTCTTGACGCGCGACGTCTTCGCGACCGTGAGCCAGCCGCTCGAGCTCGGCGGCAAACGAGCGGCGCGCGTGGCGAGCGCGGACGCCGTGGTGGCGATGGCCGACGCCGAGCGGCGCGTGTCGGAGTGGACGCTGGCGTTCGAGGTCGCATCGTTCTACCTCGATGCGCTGCGCGCGCGCGAGCTGCTGGCGTCCCTGACGCAGCAGCGAGAGGGCCTGGCTGAGCTCGTCGCCACGCTCTCGCAACGCGTGCAGGCAGGCCTGACCGCCGAGGCCGACTGGCGAAAGCTCCAGACCGAGCACCAGCGCCTGGTGCGCCAGGTCAGCCGGACGGAGATCACCGCCCGCGCCGCCATCCTTCGCCTGTCGGCCATCGTCGGCATCGACGTGCGCCTCGACCAGCTCGTGCCGGTCCCGTTGCCGGTGACGCCGCTCCCAGCCATCGCGGATCCGGCGCGGCTGGCGAAGCGGCCGGACGTCGGCGCGGCGCGCGCGCGCGTGGCGCGTGCCGAGGCGGCTCTCGGCGTCGAGCGCGCCCGCGGGGTGCCCGACGTGACGCTCACGACGGGCTACAAGCGCACCGGAGGGCTCGACACGGCGGTGGCGGGCATCACGATGCCGATCGCCCTGTTCGATCGCAATCGCGTCGCGACGGCGCTCGCGGGCGGCGAGATCGCCGCGGCGCGTTTCGAGCTCGAGCGCGTGCAGCAGCTCGCGTACGCCGAGGCGCAGGCGTACCTCGACGCCGCCGCGCGGTTGACGATCGAGGCCGCGTCGGCACGTCAAGACCTGCTGGAGCCGGCGACGGTCGTCCGCGTCGCGGCGCGATCGTCCTACACCGAGGGCCGCGGCGACGTCCTGCAGCTCGTCGACGCGGAACGCGTGTTCGCCGAAGCGTCGCGGGAAGTCATCGAGCTGCAGCTCGACGCGCTCGCCGCCCACATCAACGCCAGGCTTTCGCTCGGGGAGTCCCCGCTGCCATGA
- a CDS encoding efflux RND transporter periplasmic adaptor subunit, with protein sequence MTMLTVIVTRVAVPFTCVAVLAGATSTIACGSSPAAGSSAPPQSAPATTRQANEITISSEAQHSSGISVAAAAAETRTGYFETPAVLQVNETRTARLGSLVDGVVTGADVQVGERVEQGQRVVSIHSHTVHDAWASYRKAMADRQRATAELTYARSAEARASRLLATKAVSPQEMERAATDRAAAEQALAVAESEVRRALDELEHLGIEADHVDAAERQDAVPVTTPLSGVVLERLVTSGTAVTMGAPLYVVSDLTTLWAIADVDEARLPLLGVGRAATIAVAAYPDRAFPARVRAIGDTVNPETRRVTARIEVDNPQGLLKPQMFATVRLSTGEERQVVVVPATAVQQLDRQAIVFVETSPGTFRRQPVSRGPERDGRVELTGIAPGTRIAVGGTFLLKSKLLESERPE encoded by the coding sequence ATGACCATGCTGACCGTCATCGTCACGCGCGTCGCCGTGCCGTTCACCTGCGTCGCCGTTCTCGCCGGCGCCACCTCGACGATCGCCTGCGGCTCGTCTCCGGCCGCCGGTTCCAGCGCACCGCCCCAATCCGCGCCCGCCACGACACGGCAAGCAAACGAGATCACGATCTCGTCCGAGGCGCAGCACTCGAGCGGGATCTCGGTCGCGGCCGCCGCGGCCGAAACGCGCACGGGCTACTTCGAAACGCCCGCGGTCCTGCAGGTGAACGAGACGCGCACCGCCCGCCTCGGATCGCTCGTCGACGGCGTCGTCACGGGCGCCGACGTCCAGGTGGGCGAGCGCGTCGAACAAGGCCAGCGCGTCGTGAGCATCCACAGCCACACGGTCCACGACGCGTGGGCGAGCTATCGGAAGGCCATGGCCGATCGCCAGCGGGCGACGGCGGAACTGACCTACGCCAGGTCTGCCGAAGCGCGCGCGTCGCGGTTGCTCGCGACCAAGGCGGTCTCGCCGCAGGAGATGGAGCGCGCCGCGACCGACCGCGCGGCGGCCGAGCAGGCGCTCGCCGTCGCGGAGAGCGAAGTGCGCCGCGCGTTGGACGAGCTGGAGCATCTCGGCATCGAGGCCGATCACGTCGACGCCGCTGAACGTCAGGATGCCGTGCCGGTGACGACGCCGCTGTCTGGCGTCGTGCTCGAACGGCTCGTGACGTCCGGCACGGCCGTCACGATGGGCGCGCCGCTCTACGTCGTCAGCGACCTGACCACGCTGTGGGCAATCGCCGACGTCGACGAGGCGCGCCTGCCGCTGCTCGGCGTTGGCCGCGCCGCCACGATCGCCGTCGCGGCGTATCCCGACCGGGCGTTTCCCGCGCGCGTGCGCGCCATCGGCGACACCGTGAATCCCGAGACCCGCCGCGTGACCGCCCGGATCGAGGTCGACAATCCGCAGGGCCTCCTGAAGCCACAGATGTTCGCGACCGTGCGGCTGTCGACCGGCGAGGAGCGCCAGGTCGTCGTCGTGCCGGCGACCGCCGTCCAGCAGCTCGATCGGCAGGCCATCGTCTTCGTCGAAACCTCACCCGGCACGTTTCGCCGCCAGCCGGTCAGCCGAGGTCCCGAGCGCGACGGCCGCGTCGAGCTGACGGGGATCGCGCCGGGGACGCGGATTGCGGTGGGCGGCACGTTTCTCCTGAAGTCGAAGCTTCTCGAATCGGAGCGGCCCGAATGA
- a CDS encoding efflux RND transporter permease subunit: protein MTQHGLIERVVAAALRQRLFVLFCLAALIGTGIVAYQQLPVEAFPDLTNNQVVVVTEAPALAAPEVEQRITYPIEIAMMGAPNTEQVRSISKFGLSIVTVVFDDAVPIYFARQLVTERLADARGRLPDGVDPVLGPVATAFGEIYQYLIEGGEADPMEIKTLHDWDIRTRLRSVRGVSEVNSWGGLTRQYQIVVDPARLEKHRLSLRDVYAAVAANNTSFSGGYIEHSSERYTVRGVGLVASEHDLSRIVLEASGGSPITVADVASVVIAPMPRQGAVTRDGRGESVAGMVIMLKGENGRDVAARVKARMAEVEQQLPDGLTVVPFYDQSEVITRTSSTVRKNLIEGCLLVTVVLFLFLRDVRAALVVAAVIPLAMLTGFIGMRIFGVSANLMSLGAVDFGLIVDGAVVMMENFVRRRPDMAAVLAAGDPGAHHEHDRGRLFTGPAIEVARPILFGVLIIIAVYIPVFTLEGLEGKMFRPMAITICSALFGALLLSLTAVPVVSSYLVALDSGHHEGAWFERLKARYLRHLEDAMDHRWRTIAVALAVVSIAVGSVPFLGTEFMPRLDEGSILIESRKYPSVSLADSVEISTRVEQKLRTLPEVRQIVTKLGRPDLATEAMGIYQGDIYVQLHPAEAWTTGRETKEELIEAMAQALTDFPGMTFNFTQPMAMRLDEVVSGVKADVAVKVFGPDPGELQRIGDEIRQVLGAIRGSADVQMEILSGAAQVQIDIDRNAIARYGLNVEDVQHVVETGVGGMAVTEVLDGARRFDVVLRFPADVRTNLDALRRLPLAAHGGERIPLERVARLSEMSAPEAINHENGERRIVVQTNVRGRDVGSFVGEASERIAATVTLPSGYYLTWGGQFENQQRAMARLTLVIPLSIAIIFLLLFVTFQRLRQATLVLLNVPFAMIGGIAALWIGGLTLNLSAAVGFIALFGVAVLNGVVLVSAINRLRSHGEPIRTAVLTGASTRLKPVLMTALVEVIGLSPIVLSQGSGAEVQRPFASVISGGIVSATLLTLVVLPTLYEMIEKRVAERH, encoded by the coding sequence ATGACCCAGCACGGGCTGATCGAGCGGGTCGTGGCCGCGGCGCTCCGGCAGCGCCTCTTCGTGCTGTTCTGCCTCGCCGCGCTCATCGGCACCGGGATCGTCGCGTACCAGCAGTTGCCGGTCGAGGCGTTCCCCGATCTGACGAACAACCAGGTCGTCGTCGTGACCGAGGCGCCGGCCCTCGCGGCGCCGGAGGTGGAGCAGCGCATCACCTATCCGATCGAGATCGCGATGATGGGCGCGCCGAACACGGAGCAGGTGCGGTCCATCTCGAAGTTCGGGCTCTCGATCGTCACCGTCGTGTTCGACGATGCGGTGCCGATCTACTTCGCGCGGCAGCTCGTCACCGAGCGCCTCGCGGACGCGCGCGGCCGGCTGCCCGACGGCGTCGATCCCGTGCTGGGCCCGGTCGCCACCGCGTTCGGCGAGATCTACCAGTACCTGATCGAGGGCGGTGAGGCCGATCCCATGGAGATCAAGACGCTCCACGACTGGGACATCCGGACGCGCCTGCGCTCGGTGCGCGGCGTCAGCGAGGTCAACTCCTGGGGCGGCCTCACCCGTCAGTATCAGATCGTCGTCGACCCGGCGCGGCTCGAGAAGCACCGCCTGTCGCTGCGCGACGTGTACGCCGCGGTCGCGGCGAACAACACCTCCTTCAGCGGTGGCTACATCGAGCACAGCTCCGAGCGGTACACGGTCCGCGGCGTCGGCCTCGTCGCGAGCGAACACGATCTCAGCCGGATCGTCCTCGAGGCGTCCGGCGGCTCGCCGATCACGGTCGCGGACGTCGCCAGCGTCGTGATCGCGCCCATGCCGCGGCAGGGCGCCGTGACGCGCGACGGCCGCGGAGAGTCCGTGGCCGGCATGGTCATCATGCTCAAGGGCGAGAACGGCCGCGATGTGGCCGCGCGCGTCAAGGCGCGCATGGCCGAGGTGGAGCAGCAGTTGCCGGACGGCCTGACGGTCGTGCCCTTCTACGACCAGAGCGAGGTCATCACGCGCACGTCGTCGACCGTGCGCAAGAACCTGATCGAGGGCTGCCTGCTCGTCACGGTCGTGCTCTTCCTTTTCCTCCGCGACGTGCGGGCGGCGCTCGTCGTCGCCGCCGTGATTCCGCTCGCCATGCTCACGGGCTTCATCGGCATGCGGATCTTCGGCGTGTCGGCCAACCTGATGTCGCTCGGCGCGGTCGACTTCGGGCTCATCGTGGACGGCGCGGTCGTCATGATGGAGAACTTCGTGCGGCGCCGGCCGGACATGGCCGCCGTCCTCGCGGCCGGCGATCCGGGCGCCCACCACGAGCACGATCGCGGCCGGCTCTTCACCGGCCCGGCCATCGAGGTCGCGCGGCCGATCCTGTTCGGCGTCCTGATCATCATCGCGGTCTACATCCCCGTGTTCACCCTCGAAGGGCTCGAGGGCAAGATGTTCCGGCCGATGGCGATCACCATCTGCTCGGCGCTCTTCGGCGCGCTGCTCCTGTCGCTCACGGCCGTGCCCGTCGTCTCGTCGTATCTCGTCGCCCTGGACAGCGGCCATCACGAGGGCGCGTGGTTCGAGCGCCTGAAGGCCCGCTACCTCCGCCACCTCGAGGACGCGATGGACCATCGCTGGCGGACGATTGCGGTGGCGCTGGCCGTCGTCTCGATCGCCGTCGGATCCGTGCCGTTCCTCGGCACGGAGTTCATGCCTCGCCTGGACGAGGGATCGATCCTCATCGAGAGCCGCAAGTACCCGTCGGTGTCGCTCGCCGACTCGGTCGAGATCTCGACGCGCGTGGAGCAGAAGCTCCGCACGCTGCCCGAAGTGCGCCAGATCGTGACCAAGCTCGGGCGTCCGGACCTGGCGACCGAGGCGATGGGCATCTACCAGGGCGACATCTACGTGCAGCTCCATCCGGCCGAGGCCTGGACGACCGGCCGGGAGACCAAGGAGGAGCTGATCGAGGCGATGGCGCAGGCGCTGACGGACTTCCCGGGCATGACGTTCAACTTCACGCAGCCGATGGCCATGCGGCTCGACGAGGTCGTCAGCGGCGTCAAGGCGGACGTGGCCGTGAAAGTGTTCGGCCCCGACCCTGGCGAGCTCCAGCGGATCGGCGACGAGATCCGGCAGGTGCTCGGCGCCATCCGGGGATCGGCGGACGTGCAGATGGAGATCCTGAGCGGCGCGGCGCAGGTGCAGATCGATATCGATCGGAACGCGATCGCGCGCTACGGCCTGAACGTCGAGGACGTCCAGCACGTGGTGGAGACCGGCGTCGGCGGCATGGCGGTGACGGAGGTGCTCGACGGCGCGCGCCGCTTCGACGTCGTGCTGCGCTTCCCGGCGGACGTGCGGACCAATCTCGACGCGCTGAGACGGCTGCCGCTGGCGGCGCACGGCGGCGAGCGGATTCCGCTCGAACGCGTGGCCAGGCTCAGCGAGATGAGCGCGCCGGAGGCGATCAACCACGAGAACGGCGAGCGCCGAATCGTCGTGCAGACCAACGTGCGCGGGCGCGACGTCGGGAGCTTCGTCGGCGAGGCCTCCGAACGGATCGCCGCCACGGTGACGCTGCCGAGCGGCTACTACCTGACGTGGGGAGGCCAGTTCGAGAATCAGCAGCGGGCCATGGCTCGGCTCACGCTGGTGATTCCGCTCTCGATCGCGATCATCTTCCTCCTGCTCTTCGTCACGTTCCAGCGGCTGCGGCAGGCGACGCTCGTGCTGCTCAACGTGCCCTTCGCGATGATCGGCGGCATCGCCGCGCTCTGGATTGGCGGCTTGACGCTGAACCTCTCCGCCGCCGTCGGGTTCATCGCGCTCTTCGGCGTCGCCGTGCTCAACGGCGTCGTGCTGGTGTCGGCGATCAACCGCCTGCGCAGCCACGGCGAGCCGATCCGGACCGCGGTGCTGACCGGCGCCTCGACCCGCCTCAAGCCGGTGCTCATGACGGCCCTCGTCGAGGTCATCGGGCTGTCGCCCATCGTGCTGTCGCAAGGATCCGGCGCCGAGGTGCAGCGTCCGTTCGCCTCGGTGATCAGCGGCGGCATCGTGTCGGCCACGCTGCTGACGCTCGTCGTGCTGCCGACGCTGTACGAGATGATTGAGAAGCGCGTCGCCGAGCGGCACTGA
- a CDS encoding response regulator transcription factor: protein MRILLVEDDRTISHFLVNGLREEKHVVDVVEDGLVAQERAATDDYDLIVLDIMLPGMNGVDVCRKLRAEAIDTPILMLTAREEIENRIAGLDAGADDYLTKPFSFDELLARARAVTRRGRTRTLTSIVRHGPVEMDTKARIIRVNGTRLDLSLTEYRVLEQLVLHADTVVSREELAERVWGGDLDPGSNVVEVYIGYIRRKLQAVHPAPLVQTLRGFGYMLKV, encoded by the coding sequence ATGCGCATCCTGCTCGTCGAGGACGATCGGACGATCAGCCACTTCCTGGTGAACGGCCTGCGCGAGGAGAAGCACGTCGTCGACGTCGTCGAGGACGGCCTCGTCGCGCAGGAACGCGCGGCCACCGACGACTACGATCTCATCGTGCTCGACATCATGCTGCCCGGCATGAACGGCGTCGACGTGTGCCGCAAGCTCCGCGCGGAGGCGATCGACACGCCGATCCTGATGCTCACGGCCCGGGAAGAGATCGAGAATCGCATTGCGGGTCTGGATGCGGGCGCCGACGACTACTTGACGAAGCCGTTCTCGTTCGACGAGCTGCTGGCGCGCGCGCGGGCCGTGACGCGTCGCGGCCGCACGCGGACGCTGACCTCGATCGTCCGCCACGGTCCGGTCGAAATGGACACGAAGGCACGCATCATCCGCGTCAACGGCACGCGGCTGGACCTGTCGCTCACGGAGTACCGCGTGCTGGAGCAGCTCGTGCTCCACGCCGACACGGTCGTGTCGCGGGAAGAGCTCGCCGAGCGCGTGTGGGGAGGGGACCTCGACCCAGGATCGAACGTCGTCGAGGTCTACATCGGGTACATTCGCCGCAAGCTGCAGGCCGTGCATCCCGCCCCGCTCGTCCAGACGCTGCGCGGGTTCGGGTACATGCTGAAAGTCTAG
- a CDS encoding HAMP domain-containing protein: MPLPLLNFRVRLTLRWTVVFSALLAAGSIWIYVGIRATILRSLDRQLRTLAATEVTSAVDRPSSAPHLHELPVPTLAGGTFTTKVVQLFDTTGRPLQALPVERASLPLSDPDHLKLALAGEAPIATVVVQGQAYRTVTVRLAAEGQWYAMVVAVGMEDVAGSLADIRWLLVIVWMVSTAATGAAGFALASNALVPVRTMTRRALEIARGDIRERLDPPHGRDEISEMTQALNALIDRLHIALEANRRFAADAAHELRSPVTAIAGEIDVALRRDRTADEYRNTLTIVQSRLSVLTTLIAELMLLVRAQESRTQVRLREVRVDEVVRASIDRLRSAAAARQVRVAVSTVTPCVTYADPGLLGRVFDNVIENAIRYNRDGGSVEITGAFAESEPDEWAAGTLSLRIADTGTGIPAPDRERVFDRFYRVDQSRNRVTGGFGLGLAIAREVLALFRGQVFVESSSEAGTTLRIDLPARSDLPAQAAAAPIPS; this comes from the coding sequence ATGCCCTTGCCGCTTTTGAACTTCCGCGTCAGGCTGACGCTCCGGTGGACGGTGGTCTTCAGCGCGCTGCTCGCGGCCGGCAGCATCTGGATCTACGTCGGCATCCGCGCCACGATCCTGCGGTCGCTCGATCGGCAGTTGCGCACCCTCGCGGCGACCGAGGTGACGTCGGCCGTCGACCGGCCGTCGTCTGCGCCTCACCTCCACGAGCTTCCCGTGCCGACGCTCGCGGGCGGCACCTTCACGACGAAGGTCGTGCAGCTCTTCGACACCACCGGACGGCCGCTCCAGGCGCTGCCGGTCGAACGGGCCAGCCTGCCGCTGTCGGATCCCGATCATCTGAAGCTCGCGCTCGCCGGTGAGGCGCCGATTGCCACCGTCGTGGTCCAAGGCCAGGCCTATCGCACCGTGACGGTGCGGCTGGCTGCCGAGGGGCAGTGGTACGCGATGGTCGTCGCCGTCGGCATGGAGGACGTCGCCGGCAGCCTGGCGGACATCCGGTGGCTGCTCGTCATCGTCTGGATGGTCAGCACCGCGGCGACCGGCGCGGCGGGTTTCGCGCTGGCGTCGAACGCGCTCGTCCCGGTCCGGACGATGACGCGGAGGGCGCTGGAGATCGCGCGGGGCGACATCCGCGAGCGCCTCGATCCGCCGCACGGCCGGGACGAGATCTCGGAGATGACGCAGGCGTTGAACGCGCTCATCGACCGGCTGCACATCGCCCTCGAGGCCAATCGCCGCTTCGCGGCGGACGCCGCGCACGAGCTGCGCAGCCCGGTGACGGCGATCGCCGGCGAGATCGACGTCGCGCTCCGGCGCGATCGGACGGCCGACGAGTACCGGAACACGCTGACGATCGTGCAGAGCCGGCTGTCGGTCCTGACGACCCTCATCGCCGAGCTGATGCTGCTCGTGCGGGCCCAGGAGTCGCGCACGCAGGTCCGGCTGCGGGAAGTGCGCGTCGACGAGGTCGTCCGAGCGTCGATCGACCGGCTGCGGAGCGCAGCGGCGGCTCGACAGGTGCGCGTCGCCGTCTCGACGGTCACGCCGTGCGTCACGTATGCCGACCCCGGCTTGCTCGGCCGGGTGTTCGACAACGTCATCGAGAACGCCATTCGCTACAACCGCGACGGCGGCAGCGTGGAGATCACCGGCGCGTTCGCCGAGTCGGAGCCCGACGAGTGGGCCGCCGGGACGCTCTCGCTCCGGATTGCCGACACCGGCACCGGCATCCCGGCGCCGGATCGCGAGCGCGTGTTCGATCGCTTCTACCGTGTCGACCAGTCGCGCAACCGCGTGACCGGCGGATTCGGGCTCGGGCTCGCGATCGCGCGAGAAGTGCTCGCCCTGTTCAGGGGCCAGGTATTCGTCGAGTCCTCATCCGAGGCCGGCACGACGCTCCGCATCGATCTCCCGGCCCGGTCCGACCTGCCTGCGCAAGCGGCCGCGGCGCCGATTCCGTCGTAA
- a CDS encoding helix-turn-helix domain-containing protein, with the protein MSNKLAALRRDRRWSQEQLASKSGVSRAEVSAIETGRIMPSVAVALRLARALGADVEHVFASGAADTPVEWAWTPPADADGRVWQASVNGRALAFPVELTAAGPLAHDGWFDGERVQPRMAAAAPEQTLVMAGCDPLVGLVARDLALRHRIRVIPLLRSSRQALDLVRRGLIHVAGVHMTDADGRSTNDTAVRHGLGPGYRLLHQAQWQSGVAVDAARRERSVTALMRAKVRWVNREEGSAARDTFDALLGSHRRRPDGYQRVVRDHRAVATTVASGWAEAGVCIQPVAAEAHLGFIPVHREAYELVVADAIADDPRVSALMSTLRSSEYRQLLADVPGCSSAHTGDVRAVI; encoded by the coding sequence GTGTCTAACAAGCTTGCAGCGCTCCGCCGCGATCGGCGCTGGTCGCAGGAGCAACTCGCATCGAAGAGCGGCGTGTCGCGGGCGGAGGTCAGCGCCATCGAGACCGGCCGGATCATGCCGTCGGTGGCCGTGGCCCTTCGTCTCGCCCGGGCGCTCGGCGCCGACGTCGAGCACGTCTTCGCGTCGGGTGCGGCTGACACCCCGGTGGAATGGGCCTGGACGCCGCCCGCCGACGCCGACGGCCGCGTGTGGCAGGCGAGCGTCAACGGCCGCGCGCTCGCGTTTCCCGTCGAGCTCACGGCAGCGGGCCCCCTCGCGCACGATGGCTGGTTCGACGGCGAGCGCGTGCAGCCGCGCATGGCGGCCGCGGCGCCCGAGCAGACGCTGGTCATGGCCGGCTGCGACCCGCTCGTCGGGCTCGTCGCGCGCGACCTGGCGTTGCGCCACCGCATCCGCGTCATCCCGCTCCTGCGCTCCAGCCGTCAGGCGCTCGACCTCGTTCGCCGGGGGCTGATCCACGTCGCCGGTGTGCACATGACGGACGCGGACGGGCGATCGACCAACGACACGGCCGTGCGCCATGGGCTCGGTCCGGGCTACCGCCTGCTGCACCAGGCGCAGTGGCAGTCCGGCGTCGCCGTCGACGCCGCGCGGCGCGAGCGTTCGGTCACCGCGTTGATGCGCGCGAAGGTGAGATGGGTGAACCGCGAGGAAGGCTCGGCGGCTCGCGACACCTTCGACGCGCTCCTCGGCTCCCATCGTCGGCGTCCGGACGGCTACCAGCGCGTCGTCCGCGATCATCGCGCCGTCGCGACGACGGTGGCGAGCGGATGGGCGGAAGCGGGCGTGTGCATCCAGCCGGTGGCCGCCGAGGCGCACCTCGGCTTCATCCCGGTCCATCGGGAAGCGTACGAGCTCGTCGTCGCCGACGCGATCGCCGACGACCCGCGCGTGTCCGCGTTGATGTCCACCTTGCGTTCCTCTGAGTACCGCCAGCTCCTCGCCGACGTCCCGGGGTGCAGCAGCGCGCACACGGGCGACGTCCGAGCCGTCATCTGA